In one Phyllostomus discolor isolate MPI-MPIP mPhyDis1 chromosome 8, mPhyDis1.pri.v3, whole genome shotgun sequence genomic region, the following are encoded:
- the LOC118502341 gene encoding ral guanine nucleotide dissociation stimulator-like: MPGTRLLGARSCSKHVRRHGTYSHVPGHRLSSGARSRPCSRTPDLFSFGEGDSHATCHRHRKCPRDGRRDVLLTPSRYGCIFPYCEEDRGPQERQRQAISSILDIWLDQHPEDFFQPPEFLCLMMLLAYLELNFPGSDLEHRAQLLLSELQHLEPSQADTQEPAAEQEQEIPEEEMPSAGPSPGPEPAPGTAVTQLQEAEPLKAPEPLVFAAGRPTYPGTQPLALLTAPGTERPSAL, from the exons ATGCCTGGGACCCGGTTGCTTGGGGCTCGTTCGTGCAGCAAGCACGTTAGAAGGCACGGCACGTACAGTCACGTTCCTGGGCACCGACTCTCATCCGGTGCACGGAGCAGACCATGCAGCCGCACTCCAGACCTGTTCTCCTTTGGGGAGGGGGACTCTCACGCGACGTGTCACAGACACAGGAAATGTCCACGCGACGGTCGACGTGATGTCCTCCTGACCCCCTCTAGGTATGGCTGCATCTTCCCGTACTGTGAAGAGGACCGGGGACCTCAAGAGCGGCAGAGACA GGCCATCTCGTCCATCCTGGACATCTGGCTGGACCAGCACCCTGAGGATTTTTTCCAGCCCCCGGAATTTCTGTGCCTGATGATGCTGCTGGCCTACCTAGAGCTCAACTTTCCAGGCTCAGACCTGGAGCACCGGGCCCAGCTTCTCCTTTCAGAGCTGCAGCACCTTGAGCCCTCTCAGGCAGACACCCAGG AACCAGCTGCAGAGCAAGAGCAAGAGATACCTGAAGAGGAAATGCCCAGTGCCGGGCCTTCTCCAGGGCCCGAGCCGGCCCCAGGCACAGCTGTGACTCAACTGCAAGAAGCAGAACCGCTCAAGGCCCCAGAGCCACTGGTCTTTGCTGCTGGGAGGCCCACATACCCAGGGACTCAGCCCCTGGCATTGCTTACAGCTCCAGGCACAGAGCGACCCTCTGCCCTCTGA